The Candidatus Margulisiibacteriota bacterium region ATATCGATCAAGTAATAATGCCAAATATGAATCTGATTTCTCAGCTATCAGCCCCTTACGTTCAAGAGCATGAACCAACTCATGAACAAGAATTGAGTCATCGTCATTTAACAAAAACATATGGTTTCCACCTGGAATCTTATCATTATAATGTGATGCCCTCGAAAGAATAGGTCCATTACCCCAAATCCTATTACTTACTTTTACCGCTATATTAACAGGATTTAAACTAACTCCTTTTTTCACTGCTCTTAAATTTATCTTAATATCTGGAAAAATCATTGATAAATATGATAATGCTTCTTTAGCAAATAACAGTCCTCTGTTATCTTTTAAAAGTACGTTTACGGTACAATGCTTAGTGGGTTCTGCAAAAGCGATTATCTTATTTCTCATAAATAATAATATGCCCTGAAAGCGCAAAATTAAACCTTACTAAAAATCTATACCGTTTTTTACTGCCAACGTGTAAAATAAAATGACCTCGAAATTTCTACAATTTTATATTTGCACTCTTCGAGGGTAGTCACTAAGCTCATCCTTCGCTTCTAGGTGGAGTGCCCTATTTTAATAAATACAAATACTGCCCATAGCCTTCTTTTTGCATATCTTCCTTGGGAATAAACTTAAGTGACGCAGAATTAATACAATATCTTAAGCCATTCGGCCCAGGTCCATCCTCAAACACGTGCCCTAAATGTGAAGCTGCTTCGCTACTTTTAACCTCTATCCGCTTCATGCCATAACTAATATCTGCATGCTCTTCCACGTTTCCCGCTTCAATCGGCTTAGTGAAACTAGGCCATCCAGTACCAGAATCAAACTTATCACTTGAACTAAACAATGGCTCACCAGAAACAACATCTACATAAATGCCGGTCTTTTTATTATCCCAATACTCATTTTTAAAGGCTGGCTCAGTGCTACATTGTTGCGTAACATCATATTGCACTGCCGTAAGTTTCTTTTTAAGTTCCTTCTTGTCTAATGATTTATTCCCCTTATCACTTCGCGACATCCCCCTAAATGATGAAGACGCTTCGAAGGCTCCCTCATGTAGGGAGCTGTCAGCTTTAGCTGACTGAGGGAGTTCCTCTTTTTTCCAAACTTTCTTAATATAATCTTCTCTACCAGACGCTTTTTTGTAAGAATTATAACGAGTTTCGTTGGTCAAAAAATACCCTATATGATAATTCTCTGCCTTATAAAAAGCGGTTGCAGGCAAAACAGCTACGACAATCTTCTTTGCAAACTTACCAGACTTATTGAGTTGCTCAATTGATTTAAGCGCAATATTCTGTTGCTCATTATCATGATAAAAAATAGCTGTCTGATACTGGGTTCCTCTATCAGCAAACTGTCCGCCTTCATCAGTTGGGTCTATTTGCTGCCAAAATGTATCTAGTAGTTTTTCATATGAAACTTTACTAACATCATACTTTATTTGTACTACCTCATAATGCCCTGTCCTACCAGAAGACACTGCCTCATAAGTTGGGTTCTTAGTCTGCCCACCAGTATATCCAGGTAACACCTCGATAACACCCGCTATTTGTCTAAATGGTGGCTCCATACACCAAAAACATCCACCTGCAAAAGTTGCTAGCTGTTCGCTACTTTTTCCCATAACAACACCTCCTAATAATGCTATTAAACTTATTAACAATATTTTAATTTTCACAACATACACATCTTTCTTGTTGACTTCAATAAGCCTAACATTTATAATCATACAAAACAAGTAGGAATAGTATGAAATGAAAGTATCAACAAAATTAAGATATGGATTAAAGTTTTTAATATATTTGGGTGCCAACCAAGAAGGCAAAAATATTACCTTAAAAGAAGTTACTGACAAAGAAAATATCTCTATAAAGTATCTAGAACAAATTGTAACCATCTTGAGGCCACTCAACATCTTAAATTCCACAAGAGGAAATAATGGCGGATACTCCCTATCCAAGCCCCCTAAGGAAATCTTCCTATATGATATCTTCAATACACTACAAGGCGAGTTTTTTGAAATGAACTGTGTAGAAACGCCCACATCATGTAATTCTTCAAGCATCTGCCCAACTAGAGGTCTTTGGGTAGATATGAAGCATCTATATGTGGACTATTTAAAGGAAAAAACGATTCAAGACTTAATAAATAACTATAAAAGGAAGGTATAAAATGAATTCAGAAATCTACTTAGACCATAATGCTACGACATATGTAGAACCAAAAGTTGTTGAAGCGATGATTCCCTATTTCACGGAGAAATTTGCGAATCCATCAGGCATCTATAGCCTCAGCCAAAACGTTAGCAACGACATTCAAGCTGCAAGAGAGAAAATACAAGAACTACTTCATGCTAAAAAAGGAAAATTAATTTTTACAGGAGGAGGAAGCGAATCCGACAATCTTGCAATTAAAGGTTACGCTTATGCTAACCAAAACAAAGGGAAACATATCATTACCTCACAAATAGAGCATCATGCAGTACTGCATACTTGCGAGCAGCTTGAAAAGGAAGGATTTACTGTAACTTATCTTCCAGTAGACACAACTGGTATTGTTAAATTAGAAGAACTAAAAAAAGCAATCCAGGCTGATACTCTTTTAATAAGCATTATGTATGCAAACAACGAAACCGGTGTCATCCAGCCTATCAAAGAAATCATTAACATTGCTCACCAAAACAAGGTTGCTGTTCACACCGACGCTGTTCAAATTGTTGGAAAGCAGGAAATAAACATTGATGATTTAGGCGTCGATTTATTAAGTTTCTCTGCACACAAATTCTATGGCCCAAAAGGTATTGGTGGTCTTTTTGTGAAAAAAGGAATCAAAATCCACAACATCATCCAAGGTGGCGGACAAGAATTTAAGCTAAGAGCGGGAACCGAAAATACTGCGGGAATAATAGGAACAACAAAAGCCTTAGAAATTGCTATGCAAAACTGGGAAGAAGACTGGAATAAAGAAAAAGCTCTACGTGATGAACTTGAGCAGCATTTACTTGCACTCATACCAGAGTCTCAACTTAATGGTCATGTAGAAAACAGGCTAGCAAATACGCTAAATATAATTATAAAATACATCGAAGGTGAAGGCATGTTGCTATTACTTAACAATAATAACATCTATGCTTCTTCAGGGTCTGCTTGTACTTCTGGCTCACTTGATCCTTCTCATGTTTTACTTGCTATGGGTATACCACATGAGCATGCACATGGCTCACTTAGATTTAGTCTAGGACGAAAAACCACTCAAGATGATATCAAACAAGTAATTGAAGTTTTACCAAAAATTGTTGAAAAGCTAAGGGCCATGAGTCCACTGTACAATAGTAAAAATCACCCCTCCGGATTCAATAATGAATCCACCTTTCCTTATTAAGGAAAGGTGATGCGTTGAGCATGTCGAAATGTGTCTCAACAAAGTTGAGACGGAAGGGTAAAAAAGGAGGAAAAAGAAATGGGTATGAATTATAGTGAAAAGGTATTAGATCATTTTAATAGTCCAAGAAACGTAGGAGAACTAAAGGACGCAGATGGTATTGGCACTGTTGGTAATGCAAAGTGTGGCGACATTATGCAAGTGTACATAAAAGTAAGCGACAAGGTAATCACTGATGCTAGCTTCAAAACATTTGGTTGTGGCGCGGCAGTTGCTACAAGCTCAATGGCAACAGAGCTAATTAAGGGTAAAAGTATCGATGACGCGCTTAAAGTAACAAACAAAGCCGTTATGGAAGCCTTGGATGGCTTACCTCCTGTAAAAATACACTGCTCCGTCTTAGCTGAAGAGGCTATTCATGCTGCAATCAATGACTATTTGGTTAAAACTACTGGTGTCGGACTACCGGAAGAACAATGTACAGGATGCTGTAATTCTTGCGGTAAACATTAGACATGTTACAATAGTAAAAAAACTTGGAGGATAAGAGCATATGGCCGTACAACCAATCATTGATTTAGCGCTAATAGACTTAAAGAAAACAGCGGTAACAAAAGAAAGAATTCTGGAACTGAATGCCCAACGAGATGAGTTTGAACAATTAGATAAAATTGCTTACATAGACTTAGAAAATCTTATTATTGTAGGTCTCAAAAAACAGGCAATGGATGAATTCTGGACAAGAGGACATATCCCTGGAAGACCAATTATGCCAGGAGTTATGATGATAGAAATGGCAGCCCAACTTGGGTCCGTCATGTTTCACGAAAAATTTCAAACAAATGGTACTAAATTCTTCGGTTTTGGTGGAGTAAATAACGTTAAATTTAGAGGAGCAGTGTTGCCAGGACAAACACTTGTGATGGTAGCAAAAGCAACTGCACTTAGATCAAGAATAGCAATTTTCTCTACTCAGGGCTATGTTGATGGACACCTTGTCTTTGAAGCTGAAGTAACTGGGCTAATCTTGTGAAAGTAGGAATAATCCGCTGCCAACAAACAGAAGACATGTGCCCCGGAACTACGGATTTCAAGGTAGCATTAGAAGGAAAGTTAGCTTTTGAAGAAATTGGTAAAAGCGAGATTATTGGGTTCGTGTCTTGTGGTGGATGTCCTGGAAAAAGAGCTGTTTCCAGAGCTAAAATGATGCAAGAAAAAGGCGCTGAAGTAATAATGTTTGCTTCCTGTATCAGCAAGGGCAACCCCATTGGTTTTCCTTGTCCACATTTTCAACAAATGAAAGATAGTGTAATAAAAAAACTCGGACCTAATATTAAAACAATTGATTGGACACATTAGCGACAGCAATTAAACTAGTTGGTCTTGTTTATTAAAGAAAGTTAAATAACCAAACTGAAGCATGCTTATTACAGTTAAACTCACCGAACCAAGTATCCCTAGCATTATTGCTATTTGATAAGTTATGGCGATTGTTGGAGAAGTTCCAGATAATATCTGACCAGTCATCATCCCTGGTAAAAAAATAATCCCCATTCCGAGCATGGAGTTAATTGTTGGCATAATAGCTGAATCAAAAGTGCTATTAATAATATCTCGAGTAGCTCTTTTTGGAGTTGCTCCCAATAAAAGAGTTTCTTCAACCAAATTTCTCTGAACTTGCATCCCGTCAATCAGGGACTTTACGCCCAAGGATACTCCTGTCATAGAATTTCCAATCAGCATCCCAGCAATCGGTATAAAATACTGTGGATTGTACCAAGGCGATATTCTGATAACAACTAAAAGAAAATACAATAAACAAAAAACTGTTCCACTCACCATCGAAAAGGTTATAACTATTTTTAATTTTTTACTGAGTCTATTTTTAAACTTCTTAAAAATAGTATAAATAGCATAAGCTTCCATAATCAAAATAATCAAAACTGTTATATATGGCGCTGGGTTACTAAAAATATAGACAAGCAAATACCCAGCAAGGATTAGCTGCAAAGTCATCCTTATCGAAGAGATCAATAGTTCCTTTTCTCTGTTAATGCCTCGTATCCTCAAAATAAATAAAACTATTAACACAAAAAAATAAGCAAAGGCTAATTGGGCAACTGATAAAACTATTATACCGTCCATAATCTTGCTCCACTCACTATCTTAGCAGAAGGCATTTCTACAATTACATCAGAGTACTTATCTGCCATTTGTTTAGAATGTGTAACCATAACAACTGTCTTGTTTTTTTCTTTCGCAAACTTTGTTGTCATCTGAATAATGCTATTTGCAGTTTCTTCATCCAAGGCTGAAGATGGCTCATCCAGCAAAAGAACCTCTGGGTCCAGTAATAGTATTCTTGCTAAAGCCAGCCTTTGTTTTTCGCCACCTGATAAAGTCAAAATATTCTGTTCCAGCTTTTTTTTAATTTTTAATTTATCAAGCATAGAATCCAGCTCTTCATCCTTAGGAATTGTTTTTTCCTGAAAAATAATACCAGCTAGAAGACTATCCTTAACTGTTTCTCCAAACATAACTGGAGTCTGGGAAAGCATAACCACTTTTCGTCTATGTTCTATAGAATTAATCATTGATAAATCTTCTTCTTGAAAAAATATTTTCCCATGATTTGGTGAAATCATTTTATTTAAAAGCCTTAAAACAGTTGTCTTTCCACTACCACTTTCTCCAACAAGTGAAACAACCATGCCATGAGGGATATACAAATCTGAAATACTGAGAAAATCTAAAAACCTAACATCTTGAAAGACAAACATACTACGTTCCTGCCAAATTCCTTAACTTTGCAAAATTTTGAACAACAACTGTTTTTCCGAAAACCTTCAAAATTCCCAATTGATGAAGCTTCTGAAAATTCCTTGAGAGTGTTTCGGGTATAGTCCCTATGGAAGTAGCGATTTCTTTCTTGGAAATTGTCATTTCAATGGGTTCTGCCAATTCTGCTTTTTCTAAAAGATT contains the following coding sequences:
- the msrB gene encoding peptide-methionine (R)-S-oxide reductase MsrB, coding for MGKSSEQLATFAGGCFWCMEPPFRQIAGVIEVLPGYTGGQTKNPTYEAVSSGRTGHYEVVQIKYDVSKVSYEKLLDTFWQQIDPTDEGGQFADRGTQYQTAIFYHDNEQQNIALKSIEQLNKSGKFAKKIVVAVLPATAFYKAENYHIGYFLTNETRYNSYKKASGREDYIKKVWKKEELPQSAKADSSLHEGAFEASSSFRGMSRSDKGNKSLDKKELKKKLTAVQYDVTQQCSTEPAFKNEYWDNKKTGIYVDVVSGEPLFSSSDKFDSGTGWPSFTKPIEAGNVEEHADISYGMKRIEVKSSEAASHLGHVFEDGPGPNGLRYCINSASLKFIPKEDMQKEGYGQYLYLLK
- a CDS encoding beta-hydroxyacyl-ACP dehydratase — translated: MAVQPIIDLALIDLKKTAVTKERILELNAQRDEFEQLDKIAYIDLENLIIVGLKKQAMDEFWTRGHIPGRPIMPGVMMIEMAAQLGSVMFHEKFQTNGTKFFGFGGVNNVKFRGAVLPGQTLVMVAKATALRSRIAIFSTQGYVDGHLVFEAEVTGLIL
- a CDS encoding ATP-binding cassette domain-containing protein, which translates into the protein MFVFQDVRFLDFLSISDLYIPHGMVVSLVGESGSGKTTVLRLLNKMISPNHGKIFFQEEDLSMINSIEHRRKVVMLSQTPVMFGETVKDSLLAGIIFQEKTIPKDEELDSMLDKLKIKKKLEQNILTLSGGEKQRLALARILLLDPEVLLLDEPSSALDEETANSIIQMTTKFAKEKNKTVVMVTHSKQMADKYSDVIVEMPSAKIVSGARLWTV
- a CDS encoding Rrf2 family transcriptional regulator, producing MKVSTKLRYGLKFLIYLGANQEGKNITLKEVTDKENISIKYLEQIVTILRPLNILNSTRGNNGGYSLSKPPKEIFLYDIFNTLQGEFFEMNCVETPTSCNSSSICPTRGLWVDMKHLYVDYLKEKTIQDLINNYKRKV
- the nifU gene encoding Fe-S cluster assembly scaffold protein NifU encodes the protein MNYSEKVLDHFNSPRNVGELKDADGIGTVGNAKCGDIMQVYIKVSDKVITDASFKTFGCGAAVATSSMATELIKGKSIDDALKVTNKAVMEALDGLPPVKIHCSVLAEEAIHAAINDYLVKTTGVGLPEEQCTGCCNSCGKH
- a CDS encoding CGGC domain-containing protein; translated protein: MKVGIIRCQQTEDMCPGTTDFKVALEGKLAFEEIGKSEIIGFVSCGGCPGKRAVSRAKMMQEKGAEVIMFASCISKGNPIGFPCPHFQQMKDSVIKKLGPNIKTIDWTH
- the fetB gene encoding iron export ABC transporter permease subunit FetB, which gives rise to MDGIIVLSVAQLAFAYFFVLIVLFILRIRGINREKELLISSIRMTLQLILAGYLLVYIFSNPAPYITVLIILIMEAYAIYTIFKKFKNRLSKKLKIVITFSMVSGTVFCLLYFLLVVIRISPWYNPQYFIPIAGMLIGNSMTGVSLGVKSLIDGMQVQRNLVEETLLLGATPKRATRDIINSTFDSAIMPTINSMLGMGIIFLPGMMTGQILSGTSPTIAITYQIAIMLGILGSVSLTVISMLQFGYLTFFNKQDQLV
- the nifS gene encoding cysteine desulfurase NifS, which codes for MNSEIYLDHNATTYVEPKVVEAMIPYFTEKFANPSGIYSLSQNVSNDIQAAREKIQELLHAKKGKLIFTGGGSESDNLAIKGYAYANQNKGKHIITSQIEHHAVLHTCEQLEKEGFTVTYLPVDTTGIVKLEELKKAIQADTLLISIMYANNETGVIQPIKEIINIAHQNKVAVHTDAVQIVGKQEINIDDLGVDLLSFSAHKFYGPKGIGGLFVKKGIKIHNIIQGGGQEFKLRAGTENTAGIIGTTKALEIAMQNWEEDWNKEKALRDELEQHLLALIPESQLNGHVENRLANTLNIIIKYIEGEGMLLLLNNNNIYASSGSACTSGSLDPSHVLLAMGIPHEHAHGSLRFSLGRKTTQDDIKQVIEVLPKIVEKLRAMSPLYNSKNHPSGFNNESTFPY